TCCATGCTCGCGTTTATCTCGTTCTTGAACATATGGTAATTGTAGTTAGGAATAAATGTAAGATAAAAAGAGTATGCTATTACGAGACTGATAATTACGACAAAGATATTTTTAACCATTTCAACCCCCTTTGTTTGAACAAGGATAACTGCCGGTTATTTTTTAATGGATCGACATGCCTATCCTGCCCCATCTTATCTTGTTTAGCAGGCTGCCCGTGCCGTCCCATGACCAGTATATAATGAACGCCTTGCCTTTAATGTCGCCGATATCAACCGTGCCCCAGAAGCGGCCGTCGTGGCTGTTGTCGCGGTTATCCCCCATAACGAAGAACTTGTTCATGGGAATTGTTACCGGCCCGAAGTTGTCTCTGGTCGTCACGTCAGCGCTGAATACAGAACTGTCGCTGTGTATCTTATATGGTTCTGAAAGAGCAACCCCGTTAACATAAACAGCCTTGTCCTTTATCTCGACAGTATCACCGCCGACAGCTATGATCCTTTTTATAAAATCCCTGCACTCGCCGCTGAAGAAGGCAAAAGGATTTTTTGTTTCCACGACTTTGTTAAACCGTGCCGGTATGCTTATGCTGAGGCCCTTGCACTCGTCCTTCTCCTTGTCGCCGGGAAATTCAAATACAATGATATCCCCCTTTTTCGGGGAGCTGAAGGTAAGGAAACGCGTATCCGCAAGCGGAGGCTTGACCCCGTAAATGAACTTGTTAACGAGTAAATGGTCGCCTATCAAAAGTGTCGGTATCATTGACCCGGAAGGGATCTTGAAGGCCTGCACAACAAATCCCCTGATAATGACCGCAAGGATAACAGCTATTATTATCGCCTCTGCGTATTCCCTGGACTTTGATTTATTGACCGGCTCTTTTGATGCCAATTTAACCTTTCTGAAATTTCGATTTTATCTATTTTACTTTAAGCACGGATAAAAAAGCCTCTTGCGGGATCTCAACCCTTCCTACCTGCTTCATGCGGCGTTTGCCTTCTTTCTGTTTCTCAATGAGCTTTCTCTTTCTTGTGATGTCGCCGCCGTAACATTTTGCTATGACGTTCTTCTTTAACGCCTTTATGGTCTCTCTTGCTATGACCTTGTTTCCTATGGCAGCCTGGATGGCGATCTCGAACATCTGCCTGGGGATGACCTTCCTGAGCTCTTCGGTCACCTGTTTGCCCTTCTCAAATGCCCTGTCCTTGCGGATGATCATTGAGAGCGCATCGACAGGCTCGCCGTTCAGGAGCACGTCAAGTTTGATGAGCTTTGATTCCCTGTACCCGATAAGCTCGTAGTCCATTGAGGCATAGCCGCTTGAACAGGACTTTAGTTTATCATAAAAATCCCACAAGATTTCACTCAGCGGGAACTCGTAAGTGACAACGACCCTCTCTTTTCCCAAATAGTTGAAGTCCTTCTGAACACCGCTCTTTTCCTGGCAGAGTTCAAAGACAGGGCCTATGAACTTTGCGGGGACAAAGATTATCGTCTTTACAAACGGTTCTTCCATCATCGCGTAATTCTCAGGCAGCTTTGCCGGGCTGTCCAGGTTCAAAACCGTTCCATCGGTCTTTGTTACCCTGTAGACAACTGTCGGGGCCGTATTTATCAGAAGGAGATTGAACTCCCTCTCAAGCCTCTCCTTCACTATCTCCATGTGCAGCAGTCCGAGAAAGCCGCAGCGGAAACCGAAACCGAGCGCTGCTGAAGATTCCGGCTCGAACGCAAAGGACGAGTCATTTAGTTTAAGTTTATCCAGGGCGTCTTTGAGAAGCTCATACTGGTTAGTCTCTACGGGGTAGATGCCGCAGAAGACCATGGGCTTGATCTCTTTGTAGCCCGGGCACGGTTCTGAAGCAGGTTTTTTTGTATCTGTGATGGTATCGCCCACCCTTGTGTCAATTACATTCCTGATGCCGGCTATTATGTACCCGACCTCTCCGGCCTCAAGCTTGTCAACGCTCTTTCTGGAGGGGATGAAGACCCCGACCTCAAGCACCTCAAAGGCCTTGCCTGTTGCCATGAACTTTATGCTTGACCCTTTTCTTACACTTCCTTCAAAGAGCCTGACAAGCACGATAACGCCCTGATAGGCGTCAAACCATGAATCAAAGACAAGCGCCTTTAACGGCTGCTCTATCTTATCAGCAGGAGGCGGCACCTTTCTGACCACCGCTTCAAGTATGTCGCGGGTGCCGATGCCTTCTTTGGCTGAGGCGAGTATCACGTCGCTGCAGTCTATGCCGAGCGATTCCTCGATCTGCTCCCTCACCCTCTCAGGGTCTGCGTTTGGGAGGTCGATCTTGTTTATCACAGGTATGATCTCAAGGTTGTGCTCTGACGCGAGATAGGCATTTGCGACCGTCTGCGCCTCAACGCCCTGCGTTGAGTCAACTATCAGCAGCGCGCCTTCACATGACGCAAGGCTGCGTGAGACCTCATAGGCAAAGTCAACATGCCCGGGCGTGTCTATCAGGTTCAATATATACTGCCTGCCGTCTAAAGCCGTATAGTTCAGCCTTACAGGCGTGGCCTTTATCGTGATCCCGCGTTCCTGCTCTATATCCATGCTGTCCAGCACCTGCTTCTTCATCTCTCGCTGTGAGAGTGTGCCGGTGAATTCAAGGATGCGGTCGGCGAGTGTGGATTTGCCGTGGTCAATGTGGGCGATGATGCAGAAGTTTCTGATGTTGTTTGCAGACATGTGGGTTAAGCCGTTGCCCTGAATATAAGCCCGGCAGCGCCTATGGATCCGCACTCTTCAGTAAGGGTGCTTTTGATTATTTTAACATTGGCATACAGAGGGTCAAAGGAGCGTTTTGAAGCCTCCTGCTGAAGATCCTGCATAAAGAGTTCCCAGGCGCCGACAAGGCCGCCACCGATTATTACGGCATCAGGGCTCAGCAGGTTTATCAGATTTGCTATGCCTATCCCCAAATAATGCCCGAACTCCCTGAATGCCTTGCGGCAGAGGCTGTCGCCGTCAAGCGCGGTTTTGTAAATAAGTTCCGGCGTTATCTTGTAGAAACTTCCGCCGCAGGATTCGGTCAGCATACTCGCCTCGCCCTTCTCAAGTGATGATATGACCCTTTCCATGATCGCCCTTCCTGAAGCGTAAGACTCAAGGCATCCGAGGTTGCCGCAGGTGCATAACCTGCCGTTTGGCTCAATAACGATATGCCCGGTCTCAAAAGATCCGGTAAAGAGTTCGCCATTATATATAAAACCGCTTCCAAGCCCTGTGCCGAGAGTGAGCATGATGAAGCTGTTAAAGTTCTTTCCCACTCCCACCCATTTTTCGCCGTACGCGCATGTGTTGGCGTCATTGTCAACTGTCACAGGCAGGGAAAATCCCTTTTCAAAAGCCTCTTTAATATGAAACCCGTTTATAGAAGGTATATTCGGAGATTCGATCACAACACCATTTTTGCTGTCAATGAGCCCTGCGATACCTATCCCTATGCCGACGATCTCTGTTGACGCTGGAGTGAGCAGGGCAGCGACAGATTCTTCTTTTAAAAACCTCTCCAAAACCCCGGTAAAGAGATCTGCGGCATTGACGGATCTATCTTTAGGCACAGAAGGCGTCGGATATTTACGGCTGGCAAGGACCGCGCCCTCTTTGGAAACTATGACGGTCTTTATGTTTGTCCCGCCTATGTCAACGCCGATCGCAACTTTCAAGGCATTCTCCTCTGTTATCTTTCCATAAAAAGTTTATTAAATTAAAGACACCTATATTATCACATAGAAAATTATTGTGTAAAGTTACGCGCCAGAGCGGGATCTCAGTTCATGTGAAGGGCGGGCGGCATTTTTGACATATCTATATGGAAGATTTAAAATCAATAGTTCATTAATAAATTGAATTATAAAGATGAGGAAAACATTGTTCTTTAACAAAAAGAGACAGAGATGTTTATAGGGCAGTAAGGTGATGATCGATCCTCTTGCACTGATCTCTTTGTCTGTCCTGCTTCTGCTGCTGTATATTTTATTTGTACCGCTTTTGAAGTGGAACCAGCGTCTTTTGATCAATTCATGTTTCCTCCTCTCTTCAGTTGCGTCCATGCTCGGCATCGCAGGAGGGGTCTGGGCTGTCGGAAGCGGCATTACCAGCCAGATAGTCCTTCCGTTAGGGCTTCCCGACCTCCCGTTCCATCTCAGGCTCGATCCCCTTTCCGGTTTCTTTATCACGGTCATATGCCTGCTCTCGTTTTTCATATCACTCTATTCCGCAGGCTATATCAAGGGATATCTCGGCCGCAGGCCGGTAACAAGCCTTGTCGTTTTCTACTGCCTCTTTCTTGCCGGCATGCTGATGGTCGTGCTGGCTGATGACGCCCTCTTCTTCATGATCTCGTGGGAGGTCATGGCAGCGGCCTCATACTTCCTTGTAATGTTTGAAGACGAGCGCATAGAGAACAGAAGGGCCGCTTTCCTCTATCTGATAATTGCGCATGTAGGGGCCATGGCAATCCTTTTATCCTTCGGGGTCATGGCAGGGCTTGCCACAGGTTTTGAAAGTTTCAACGGCTATACCTTTGACGCCATGCGTCAGGCGGAGTTCCCTCTGAAATGGGCGACAGCGGCATTTTTCCTGGCGTTTTTCGGTTTTGCCGCAAAGGCAGGCGTGGTGCCTCTGCATGTATGGCTGCCTGAGGCGCATCCTGTGGCGCCGTCCAATGTTTCGGCGCTCATGAGCGGAGTGATGCTCAAGACCGCGATCTACGGCATAATCCGCGTATCGTTCGACCTCATCAGGGTATTCCCGTGGTGGTGGGGAGCGATCGTGCTGATACTCGGCCTTATATCCGCTGTCATGGGCGTGCTCTATGCCCTGATGCAGAATGACATAAAGAGGCTTCTCGCGTATTCAAGCATTGAGAATGTCGGGATCATCCTGATCGGCATCGGCCTCTCCATGATATTCACTTCTTTCAACCTGCCCCTGATGGCGGCGCTCGCGCTTATAGCAGGGCTGTATCATACAATCAATCACGCCATGTTCAAAGGGCTTCTGTTCATGGGAGCAGGCGTGGTGCTCCACGCCACAAAAGAGCGCAACATGGAAGAGATGGGCGGGCTGATACACCGTATGCCGTGGACCGCCGCGCTCTTTCTCATCGGCTGCGTCTCTATCT
This genomic stretch from Nitrospirota bacterium harbors:
- the hyfB gene encoding hydrogenase 4 subunit B, with the protein product MIDPLALISLSVLLLLLYILFVPLLKWNQRLLINSCFLLSSVASMLGIAGGVWAVGSGITSQIVLPLGLPDLPFHLRLDPLSGFFITVICLLSFFISLYSAGYIKGYLGRRPVTSLVVFYCLFLAGMLMVVLADDALFFMISWEVMAAASYFLVMFEDERIENRRAAFLYLIIAHVGAMAILLSFGVMAGLATGFESFNGYTFDAMRQAEFPLKWATAAFFLAFFGFAAKAGVVPLHVWLPEAHPVAPSNVSALMSGVMLKTAIYGIIRVSFDLIRVFPWWWGAIVLILGLISAVMGVLYALMQNDIKRLLAYSSIENVGIILIGIGLSMIFTSFNLPLMAALALIAGLYHTINHAMFKGLLFMGAGVVLHATKERNMEEMGGLIHRMPWTAALFLIGCVSISALPPFNGFVSEWLTFQAFLLSPALPIPMLRLLIPLGAALLALTGALAAACFVKAFGVTFLGHWRGRRNPRINEGGWAMRSGMILAALSCLALGILPTFFINWLDNIPAQLIGTKINASAGSYGWIWLTPVAPERASYSGISVFAGILFVVAATYIVLHIRRSSVTRVPIWDCGFQKINERMQYNSTSFSMPLRRIFGFFFSIKERVKLVPRQAGHNAFPMRLNYSLRIRDRFWGWLYMPIVQSSFWVARMAGRLQQGRIQVYLIYSFITIIVLLMFLR
- a CDS encoding ROK family protein; this encodes MKVAIGVDIGGTNIKTVIVSKEGAVLASRKYPTPSVPKDRSVNAADLFTGVLERFLKEESVAALLTPASTEIVGIGIGIAGLIDSKNGVVIESPNIPSINGFHIKEAFEKGFSLPVTVDNDANTCAYGEKWVGVGKNFNSFIMLTLGTGLGSGFIYNGELFTGSFETGHIVIEPNGRLCTCGNLGCLESYASGRAIMERVISSLEKGEASMLTESCGGSFYKITPELIYKTALDGDSLCRKAFREFGHYLGIGIANLINLLSPDAVIIGGGLVGAWELFMQDLQQEASKRSFDPLYANVKIIKSTLTEECGSIGAAGLIFRATA
- the lepB gene encoding signal peptidase I; translated protein: MASKEPVNKSKSREYAEAIIIAVILAVIIRGFVVQAFKIPSGSMIPTLLIGDHLLVNKFIYGVKPPLADTRFLTFSSPKKGDIIVFEFPGDKEKDECKGLSISIPARFNKVVETKNPFAFFSGECRDFIKRIIAVGGDTVEIKDKAVYVNGVALSEPYKIHSDSSVFSADVTTRDNFGPVTIPMNKFFVMGDNRDNSHDGRFWGTVDIGDIKGKAFIIYWSWDGTGSLLNKIRWGRIGMSIH
- the lepA gene encoding elongation factor 4, whose protein sequence is MSANNIRNFCIIAHIDHGKSTLADRILEFTGTLSQREMKKQVLDSMDIEQERGITIKATPVRLNYTALDGRQYILNLIDTPGHVDFAYEVSRSLASCEGALLIVDSTQGVEAQTVANAYLASEHNLEIIPVINKIDLPNADPERVREQIEESLGIDCSDVILASAKEGIGTRDILEAVVRKVPPPADKIEQPLKALVFDSWFDAYQGVIVLVRLFEGSVRKGSSIKFMATGKAFEVLEVGVFIPSRKSVDKLEAGEVGYIIAGIRNVIDTRVGDTITDTKKPASEPCPGYKEIKPMVFCGIYPVETNQYELLKDALDKLKLNDSSFAFEPESSAALGFGFRCGFLGLLHMEIVKERLEREFNLLLINTAPTVVYRVTKTDGTVLNLDSPAKLPENYAMMEEPFVKTIIFVPAKFIGPVFELCQEKSGVQKDFNYLGKERVVVTYEFPLSEILWDFYDKLKSCSSGYASMDYELIGYRESKLIKLDVLLNGEPVDALSMIIRKDRAFEKGKQVTEELRKVIPRQMFEIAIQAAIGNKVIARETIKALKKNVIAKCYGGDITRKRKLIEKQKEGKRRMKQVGRVEIPQEAFLSVLKVK